Proteins from a genomic interval of Caldicellulosiruptor diazotrophicus:
- the spoVT gene encoding stage V sporulation protein T produces MKATGIVRRIDDLGRVVIPKEIRRTLKIREGDPLEIYTDNEGEVILKKYSPIGEMGAFAKEYAETLHQVTGHTIIITDRDRVIAVAGASKKDYMDKPLSQELERVMDENSIIVVKSESDMSSIPIVEGDTTRYTAQIVSPILSEGSVIGSVIMCSTQSHVIMGDSEYKLVQAATSFFGKQLEQ; encoded by the coding sequence ATGAAAGCAACAGGAATAGTTAGAAGAATCGACGATTTAGGAAGAGTTGTAATACCAAAAGAAATAAGAAGAACTCTTAAAATCAGAGAAGGTGACCCGCTTGAAATATATACTGATAATGAAGGTGAGGTAATCTTAAAGAAATACTCCCCAATTGGTGAAATGGGCGCATTTGCTAAAGAATATGCTGAAACTCTTCATCAGGTAACTGGACATACTATAATCATAACTGACAGAGATAGAGTAATAGCTGTTGCAGGTGCTTCTAAAAAGGATTATATGGACAAACCTCTGAGTCAAGAATTAGAAAGAGTAATGGATGAAAATTCTATTATTGTTGTTAAATCTGAAAGTGATATGAGCAGTATACCAATTGTTGAAGGTGATACAACAAGATATACAGCTCAGATTGTGAGCCCTATACTTTCTGAAGGAAGTGTAATAGGTAGTGTAATTATGTGTTCAACACAATCCCATGTTATTATGGGTGACTCAGAGTACAAACTTGTTCAAGCTGCAACATCTTTTTTTGGGAAACAGCTTGAGCAGTAG
- a CDS encoding MFS transporter translates to MFKLNADLTSDNSLRKSLNFVILGITFGIVFFNVTTGSPVAGFAKAIGFGDLMYGIMLALPVLGGVAQVFASYFLEKSKKRKFIFLISGFIHRLPWALIAILPLILGKGSYILLLFLVLLMTISSISNSFTNVSFWSWINDLVPVHIRGRFFSRRATISTIVGMLSGLAIGKFLDIYNNLLGFSIVFVFAAIMGMLDIACFFFVKDIPMKVQDQQIDLKNMFVSTLKNNHFKKFMVFFIVWNFGLSIAGPYFNMYMIKNLKMSYFDIILLTQIVSNIITILTLPYIGRVVDKIGNRPMLLFATSILSFLPIVWCFTNENNYKYLVTIISIFAGLLWPIIDMSNNNLILKLSDQTQTSMYVGVINMFNAIFGSAIPIVLGGYLIENVAPYIVIFFKNYMHLDIATYHVAFFVSGFLRFLSVIYLKKNVKEPGAKSLKNVIKSKIKNT, encoded by the coding sequence ATGTTCAAATTAAATGCAGACTTGACATCAGATAATTCTTTGCGCAAAAGTCTCAATTTTGTTATTCTTGGTATCACATTTGGAATTGTTTTTTTCAATGTAACGACAGGGTCACCAGTTGCAGGATTTGCAAAGGCTATAGGTTTCGGTGATTTAATGTATGGTATAATGCTCGCACTGCCAGTGCTTGGCGGTGTGGCACAAGTTTTTGCGTCTTATTTTCTTGAGAAATCAAAAAAAAGAAAATTTATATTTTTAATAAGCGGATTTATTCATAGACTGCCGTGGGCTTTAATTGCCATTTTACCACTGATTTTGGGAAAGGGCTCATACATCTTGTTGTTATTTTTAGTACTATTAATGACAATATCTTCAATATCTAATTCGTTTACAAATGTTTCTTTTTGGTCATGGATTAATGATTTAGTTCCAGTACACATAAGAGGTAGATTCTTTTCTAGAAGAGCAACAATTTCTACAATAGTTGGAATGCTCAGTGGACTTGCCATTGGCAAATTTCTGGACATTTATAATAACCTTTTAGGATTTTCTATAGTTTTTGTGTTCGCAGCTATAATGGGAATGCTTGATATTGCGTGTTTTTTCTTTGTGAAAGATATTCCTATGAAGGTCCAGGACCAACAAATCGATTTGAAGAATATGTTTGTTTCAACACTTAAAAATAATCATTTTAAAAAATTTATGGTCTTTTTTATTGTTTGGAATTTTGGACTTAGCATTGCAGGTCCGTACTTTAATATGTATATGATAAAAAACCTTAAAATGAGTTATTTTGATATAATTCTCCTAACGCAGATTGTGAGTAACATTATAACTATACTTACATTACCTTACATAGGAAGAGTGGTTGATAAAATAGGTAATCGACCCATGCTTCTTTTTGCAACAAGTATTTTGTCGTTTTTGCCTATTGTGTGGTGTTTTACTAATGAAAATAATTACAAGTATTTAGTGACTATAATAAGTATTTTTGCAGGACTGTTGTGGCCTATAATTGATATGAGTAACAATAATTTGATTCTTAAACTATCTGACCAGACTCAAACCTCCATGTATGTTGGTGTTATAAACATGTTCAATGCAATATTTGGGTCAGCAATTCCAATTGTGCTTGGAGGTTATCTGATAGAAAATGTAGCACCTTACATTGTTATCTTTTTCAAAAATTATATGCATTTAGATATAGCTACATACCATGTTGCATTTTTTGTATCAGGCTTTTTGAGATTTTTATCTGTAATTTATCTTAAAAAGAACGTGAAGGAACCTGGTGCAAAGAGTCTTAAAAATGTTATCAAAAGTAAAATAAAAAACACATAA
- a CDS encoding polyprenyl synthetase family protein — MINMELEEYINLSQKKVEEHLKKILKERSPEIIYQAMRYSVFAGGKRLRPLLCLLSYQMVSKDQMVDEKILDIASAIELIHTYSLIHDDLPAMDNDILRRGKPTNHVVFGEAIAILAGDALLNLAAEVCLDWILSYGCEKNLVRAAKYLFWASGVEGMIGGQVIDITNSGHNIKSEDLLFDMHLKKTSRLIQASCVCGALVAGAEDDIISDLEEYGKNLGLAFQIRDDILDVIGDSKKVGKSIGKDIKEKKNTFVTFYGLERAQQLVEHYSNKAIDVIKKYDNSKLLIELTNYLINREK; from the coding sequence ATGATAAACATGGAGTTAGAGGAATATATAAATCTTTCGCAGAAAAAAGTAGAAGAACATTTAAAAAAAATTTTAAAAGAAAGGTCTCCAGAAATAATATATCAGGCTATGCGATACAGTGTTTTTGCAGGAGGAAAAAGGCTCAGACCTTTGCTATGTTTGCTTTCATATCAGATGGTTTCAAAAGACCAAATGGTAGACGAAAAAATTTTGGATATAGCATCTGCAATAGAACTTATTCATACTTATTCTCTCATTCACGACGACTTGCCAGCAATGGACAATGATATTTTGCGCAGAGGAAAACCGACAAATCACGTAGTGTTTGGAGAAGCAATAGCCATTTTGGCAGGGGATGCGCTTTTAAATTTAGCAGCAGAAGTTTGCTTAGATTGGATACTGAGCTATGGTTGCGAAAAAAATTTAGTAAGAGCCGCTAAATATCTTTTCTGGGCATCTGGTGTGGAAGGTATGATAGGTGGTCAGGTTATTGATATAACAAACTCAGGACATAATATTAAAAGCGAAGATCTTTTGTTTGATATGCACTTGAAGAAAACCTCAAGATTGATTCAGGCATCATGTGTATGCGGAGCTCTTGTAGCAGGTGCAGAAGACGATATTATATCTGACTTGGAGGAATATGGGAAAAATCTTGGTCTTGCTTTTCAAATAAGAGATGATATTTTAGATGTTATAGGTGACAGTAAAAAAGTGGGCAAAAGTATAGGGAAGGATATAAAGGAAAAGAAGAATACTTTTGTAACCTTTTATGGTTTAGAAAGAGCACAGCAACTTGTTGAGCATTATTCTAATAAAGCTATAGATGTAATAAAAAAGTATGATAATTCAAAACTTCTTATAGAACTTACCAATTATTTGATAAATAGAGAAAAATAA
- the xseB gene encoding exodeoxyribonuclease VII small subunit, with amino-acid sequence MCELQKDMKFEDAMKRLEEIVKSLEDGNLSLEEAIKLYEEGVRLSKVCNDILRSVEKRVVLIEKLNGEYIQDDITNDIYGGLGQKE; translated from the coding sequence ATGTGTGAACTGCAGAAAGATATGAAATTTGAAGATGCGATGAAAAGATTAGAGGAAATTGTTAAGAGTTTGGAAGATGGTAATCTTTCTCTTGAGGAAGCTATAAAGCTATACGAAGAGGGAGTTAGGCTTTCTAAGGTTTGCAATGACATACTCCGTAGCGTGGAAAAGAGAGTTGTGTTAATTGAAAAACTAAATGGAGAATATATTCAAGATGATATTACTAATGACATTTATGGAGGCTTGGGACAGAAAGAATGA
- the xseA gene encoding exodeoxyribonuclease VII large subunit produces MMINNIVSKKEWSVYELTSYLKKKIEIDVLLKNIYLKGEVIRPSVSGDHLYFELKDLEYDAKIKCVFFWFDKSVEIKHGSKVLVKGNVIFYEKEGIIELKVSEITDIGLGELFVKLKQLEEKLRQEGLFDSKYKKEIPRYPKKVGIVTSKNGAAIRDILNTIYTRFENIQVYIYSCSVQGQNAPYEICEGIEYFNTAEPVEVIIVGRGGGAFEDLMAFNSEIVVRKIFESKIPVISAVGHERDYVLSDFVADMRAITPTNAGEMVVSFQKQALEKLNECHKRMKSAMEKIFNMIKEKVGILQYKLYQNSPANTIAKRAQDIDLYCHKLSFAISKKLHEAHRNLKNFEKRLADLNPESRLSVARTNFDNCSRRLGEAFKKIFQQKEFAYKVNLEKLIALNPLNVLKRGYSITLHNSKILTTISQISNGDEIVTQLSDGIIKSKVFFKQEGAESDV; encoded by the coding sequence ATGATGATAAACAATATAGTTTCTAAAAAAGAATGGAGCGTTTATGAACTTACAAGCTATTTAAAAAAGAAAATTGAAATTGATGTGCTATTGAAGAACATATACCTAAAAGGTGAGGTTATAAGACCTTCAGTTTCAGGTGACCATCTTTATTTTGAACTGAAGGATTTAGAATATGATGCAAAGATAAAATGTGTATTTTTTTGGTTTGACAAAAGTGTTGAGATAAAGCATGGCTCCAAAGTGCTTGTAAAGGGCAATGTCATTTTTTATGAAAAAGAAGGAATAATTGAGCTAAAAGTAAGCGAAATTACTGATATAGGCCTTGGAGAGCTGTTTGTAAAATTAAAACAACTTGAAGAAAAGTTAAGACAGGAAGGACTATTTGACTCAAAGTACAAAAAAGAAATTCCACGTTATCCTAAAAAGGTAGGGATAGTCACTTCAAAAAATGGTGCAGCAATTAGAGACATTCTTAATACAATTTATACCCGATTTGAAAACATTCAGGTATACATTTACAGCTGTTCAGTTCAGGGACAAAATGCTCCATATGAGATTTGCGAGGGAATAGAATATTTCAACACAGCAGAGCCTGTTGAGGTTATTATTGTTGGACGTGGTGGCGGTGCATTTGAAGATTTAATGGCATTCAACAGCGAAATAGTAGTAAGAAAGATATTTGAATCTAAAATTCCTGTTATATCAGCGGTGGGGCATGAGAGAGACTATGTTTTAAGTGATTTTGTTGCAGACATGAGGGCTATAACTCCCACCAATGCCGGCGAAATGGTGGTGAGTTTCCAGAAACAGGCGCTGGAAAAGCTAAATGAATGTCATAAGAGAATGAAAAGTGCGATGGAAAAGATATTTAATATGATTAAAGAGAAAGTTGGAATACTTCAATATAAATTGTACCAAAATTCACCAGCAAATACCATTGCAAAACGTGCACAGGATATTGATTTGTATTGCCACAAGCTATCTTTTGCAATTAGTAAAAAGCTCCATGAAGCTCATAGAAACTTGAAAAATTTTGAAAAAAGATTGGCTGATTTGAACCCTGAATCAAGGCTCTCGGTTGCGAGAACAAATTTTGATAACTGTAGTAGAAGGCTTGGGGAAGCTTTCAAAAAGATTTTTCAGCAAAAAGAGTTTGCATATAAGGTCAATCTGGAAAAGTTAATTGCCCTAAATCCCCTGAATGTTTTAAAGAGAGGGTATTCAATCACATTACATAATTCTAAGATTTTAACTACCATTTCGCAGATAAGTAATGGAGATGAGATAGTTACTCAGCTTTCAGATGGTATAATAAAATCTAAGGTGTTTTTCAAGCAAGAAGGAGCTGAAAGTGATGTGTGA
- the nusB gene encoding transcription antitermination factor NusB, which translates to MHRRRKTRELCMKILYAYRFEVDTQDIIEFYKKFRELNQDEDFKDIDEKYLERLLKGVIQNQQIIDNLIEKYSKDWPLSRLPMVELELMRIAVYELLFEEEVPVSVAIDEAVDMSSIFGIEKAPSFVNGILGRIAANEVKRGQKS; encoded by the coding sequence ATGCACAGAAGAAGGAAGACAAGAGAACTCTGTATGAAGATTTTGTATGCTTACAGATTTGAAGTTGATACGCAAGACATAATAGAGTTTTACAAAAAATTTAGAGAATTAAATCAAGATGAAGATTTCAAAGACATAGATGAGAAATATCTTGAAAGATTATTAAAAGGAGTTATTCAAAACCAGCAGATAATAGATAACCTTATTGAAAAATATTCAAAAGATTGGCCACTTAGCAGACTTCCAATGGTTGAGCTTGAACTTATGAGAATTGCTGTGTATGAGCTTTTATTTGAAGAAGAAGTGCCTGTTTCTGTTGCAATTGACGAAGCTGTTGATATGTCAAGTATATTTGGAATAGAGAAGGCACCAAGCTTTGTGAACGGTATACTTGGAAGGATTGCTGCAAATGAGGTGAAAAGAGGCCAGAAATCATGA
- a CDS encoding DUF2273 domain-containing protein has protein sequence MDLLKEFFIKHLGEIIGGLIGLVFAIFVLIFGFFKTLFIFICIAVGIFIGGRYFEKKKLIEFLDKHLPW, from the coding sequence ATGGATTTATTAAAGGAATTTTTTATAAAACACTTGGGAGAAATAATAGGCGGGCTAATTGGTCTTGTATTTGCGATATTTGTGCTTATTTTTGGTTTTTTTAAAACACTATTTATATTCATTTGCATAGCGGTTGGAATATTTATAGGCGGACGATATTTCGAAAAGAAGAAATTAATTGAGTTTTTAGACAAACACTTACCATGGTAA
- the amaP gene encoding alkaline shock response membrane anchor protein AmaP, translating into MKIGERILLTIFTLIVIFLSIIAILLSLNIFDIDTVQAAVNNYMNTPIYAIVPLLLIVMGISVMFIGVKKKKARLGIVHTNEFGNLLISPKTFESAGYNAVKDIKGIKDTSIEIEFDESGVIYYIDAIVTNDVNVPELTKEVQNAIKTHVEVAIGIPVKAINFHVKDMVAPQVPITHLR; encoded by the coding sequence ATGAAAATTGGAGAGAGAATACTTTTGACTATATTCACATTAATTGTAATTTTCCTTTCTATCATTGCTATTTTGCTTTCGCTTAACATATTTGACATAGATACTGTACAGGCTGCGGTAAATAATTACATGAATACACCTATATATGCTATCGTACCACTACTTTTGATAGTTATGGGGATTTCAGTAATGTTCATTGGCGTTAAAAAGAAAAAGGCAAGGCTTGGGATTGTTCACACAAATGAGTTTGGTAATCTTTTAATATCACCAAAAACATTTGAGTCTGCAGGGTACAATGCAGTAAAGGATATAAAGGGAATAAAAGATACTTCAATTGAGATAGAGTTTGACGAAAGTGGGGTTATTTATTACATTGATGCTATTGTTACAAATGATGTCAATGTACCTGAGTTGACAAAAGAGGTTCAAAATGCTATAAAGACTCATGTGGAAGTGGCGATAGGAATTCCTGTTAAAGCTATTAACTTTCACGTGAAGGATATGGTTGCCCCGCAAGTGCCTATTACTCATTTGAGGTAG
- a CDS encoding Asp23/Gls24 family envelope stress response protein, whose translation MSENSISETMGGVVKIAEEVVAIIAAVAASEVKGVASMVGSWTGNITEALGKKNLAKGVKVQVGEKEAAIDIYITVEYGVRIPEVAWEIQERVKNAVESMTGLKVVEVNIHVQGIKFEKEDQKEEVTE comes from the coding sequence ATGTCAGAAAACAGTATTAGCGAAACAATGGGTGGGGTTGTAAAGATTGCTGAGGAAGTTGTTGCTATAATAGCAGCAGTTGCAGCTTCAGAAGTAAAAGGTGTCGCATCAATGGTGGGGTCGTGGACAGGCAATATTACAGAAGCTCTGGGTAAAAAGAACTTGGCAAAAGGTGTAAAAGTTCAGGTTGGAGAAAAGGAAGCAGCAATTGACATCTACATAACAGTAGAGTATGGTGTCAGAATTCCAGAGGTGGCATGGGAGATTCAGGAGAGAGTGAAGAATGCTGTTGAAAGCATGACAGGTTTGAAAGTTGTTGAAGTCAATATACATGTTCAGGGGATAAAGTTTGAAAAAGAAGACCAAAAAGAAGAGGTGACAGAGTAA
- a CDS encoding SpoIIIAH-like family protein, whose protein sequence is MNKKIFVKVYNKRQIMIISFVVLLIVAGIVNSRVELGNKKKINPSVIEVSNSTVHKSENNAGESIIDEMKLKREIERSKEINLLKSLLNDQTDANVQKRIDEKIARIIDISNKEMICENVLSSKGLGESVVFYTDDTIYVVVQKKLKKQELIQIQNVIMNVFKVDFNKIRVSQSKNLN, encoded by the coding sequence GTGAACAAGAAGATATTTGTAAAAGTATATAACAAGAGACAGATTATGATAATTTCGTTTGTTGTCTTGCTTATAGTAGCAGGAATTGTAAATTCAAGAGTGGAGCTTGGGAATAAAAAGAAGATAAACCCTTCTGTAATTGAAGTAAGTAATTCGACTGTACATAAAAGTGAAAACAATGCTGGAGAAAGTATAATAGATGAAATGAAACTAAAAAGAGAAATAGAAAGATCTAAAGAAATCAACCTTTTAAAATCTCTTTTAAATGACCAAACTGATGCAAATGTGCAGAAAAGAATTGATGAGAAGATAGCAAGGATTATTGACATCAGCAACAAGGAGATGATATGCGAAAATGTTCTAAGTTCCAAGGGTTTGGGAGAGAGTGTAGTGTTTTATACAGATGATACAATATATGTTGTTGTACAAAAGAAACTTAAGAAACAAGAATTGATTCAAATACAAAATGTGATAATGAACGTATTCAAAGTAGATTTTAACAAGATAAGGGTGTCTCAAAGTAAAAACTTAAATTAA
- a CDS encoding stage III sporulation protein AF — protein MQEILNEISLSLFYIVIIAILIENLVNEKYKKYIDVFLGLTVSMVLVAPIIEKTDYLKFEFEKSLQRIENEFNQQGVYSSEIYRQALIQEYKSRLKDDIEDNVKDKCGKEIHIVEINIYENMDSPDFGKAYEVIIEGEYDNKVVEIISNKYRVRKDKIYFQKLR, from the coding sequence GTGCAAGAGATTTTAAATGAAATTAGTCTTTCTCTGTTTTATATAGTGATAATTGCAATTTTAATCGAAAACTTGGTAAATGAAAAATACAAAAAATACATAGATGTTTTTCTGGGACTGACTGTAAGTATGGTGTTAGTAGCACCTATTATTGAAAAAACAGATTATTTAAAATTTGAATTTGAGAAAAGTCTACAAAGGATAGAAAATGAATTTAACCAGCAAGGAGTTTACTCTTCAGAGATTTATAGACAAGCTCTTATACAAGAGTATAAAAGCAGGTTGAAAGATGATATTGAAGATAATGTAAAAGATAAATGTGGGAAAGAGATACACATTGTTGAAATAAACATATATGAAAATATGGATTCGCCTGATTTTGGTAAGGCTTATGAAGTAATAATTGAAGGTGAGTATGACAATAAGGTGGTTGAGATAATTTCAAATAAGTACCGCGTACGCAAGGATAAAATCTATTTCCAAAAGTTGAGGTGA
- a CDS encoding stage III sporulation protein AE yields the protein MRQKILVSVSILLLFMVIFGCCQASQISQEYIKKAKQILYDYAEKDISSYLENIIEQKRANLDVVNILKRKITEQFSSTFRQISLIFIIALLYILIASVQTGLKNQSVSNVTFLAFFFTEILIVLQNLKGILLDAQQTVENACNFAEVFFPLFVSLIASMGYPTYATAISPKIMFAIVFSSEFLKNIISPFAYTYILLSILSNIDSGRLGLRRVLNLCKTILMWSILIGIVVFVAIVSVEGIANVTVDSLITKSIKYSVGNFVPFVGKILSDAADTIATSLAIVKNSLGMIGLIVLLIGIGISLLKILVVFVVFRIAAIFVGLVGDTKLAQLLDDYADILILIFAISFAALCMFVVTFSSSLFLLQVGR from the coding sequence ATGAGACAAAAGATTTTAGTTTCAGTGAGTATACTTTTACTTTTCATGGTAATATTTGGATGTTGCCAAGCATCCCAAATTTCACAAGAGTACATCAAAAAAGCGAAGCAAATTTTATATGACTATGCTGAAAAAGATATAAGTAGTTATCTGGAAAACATTATAGAACAAAAGAGAGCAAATTTGGATGTGGTAAATATTTTAAAAAGGAAAATAACAGAGCAGTTTTCTTCTACTTTTCGTCAGATAAGTTTGATATTTATAATAGCATTATTATACATACTTATTGCAAGTGTTCAAACAGGTCTTAAGAATCAGTCTGTTTCAAATGTGACATTTTTAGCTTTTTTCTTTACTGAGATTTTGATTGTACTTCAAAATTTAAAAGGTATTCTTTTAGATGCCCAGCAAACAGTTGAAAATGCATGTAATTTTGCTGAGGTATTTTTTCCTCTTTTTGTTTCTCTAATAGCCTCTATGGGGTATCCAACTTATGCAACTGCAATTAGTCCGAAGATAATGTTTGCTATTGTTTTTTCGTCTGAATTTTTGAAAAACATTATTTCACCCTTTGCGTACACCTACATACTTCTCAGTATTCTATCTAATATCGATAGTGGAAGATTGGGATTAAGAAGAGTTTTGAATTTATGTAAAACTATATTGATGTGGAGTATATTAATTGGGATTGTTGTGTTTGTTGCTATTGTATCTGTCGAAGGTATTGCGAACGTTACAGTGGACAGTTTAATTACAAAATCAATAAAATACAGTGTTGGTAATTTTGTACCGTTTGTAGGGAAGATATTATCTGATGCTGCAGATACCATTGCCACAAGCCTTGCCATAGTAAAAAATTCTTTGGGTATGATAGGTTTGATAGTATTACTCATAGGAATAGGAATTTCACTTTTAAAGATTTTGGTAGTATTTGTTGTTTTCAGAATAGCAGCTATTTTTGTGGGGCTGGTTGGGGATACAAAGCTTGCTCAGTTATTAGATGACTATGCGGATATACTCATTTTGATTTTTGCAATATCATTTGCAGCTTTGTGTATGTTTGTTGTTACGTTTTCCTCATCACTCTTTTTGCTTCAGGTTGGAAGGTGA
- the spoIIIAD gene encoding stage III sporulation protein AD codes for MEILNIIALCLVSIFVVSILKRTQKEIGLAITVFVGILIFLMMIDKLVYVVEKIVEMSNRVSFASGYIKTLIKMTGIALISEYTSSVCKDSGESAIAEKVEFAAKIIILFLSIPLILSLFDLITKFLR; via the coding sequence ATGGAAATATTAAATATAATTGCGCTTTGCCTGGTCTCAATATTTGTTGTGAGTATATTAAAAAGAACTCAAAAAGAGATTGGACTTGCTATAACGGTCTTTGTTGGAATACTAATTTTTTTAATGATGATTGATAAACTTGTGTATGTTGTTGAGAAAATTGTTGAAATGAGCAATAGAGTCTCTTTTGCAAGTGGCTATATAAAGACGTTAATAAAAATGACTGGTATTGCCCTAATTTCAGAGTATACATCAAGTGTGTGTAAAGACAGCGGTGAAAGTGCAATTGCTGAAAAGGTGGAATTCGCAGCAAAAATTATAATCTTATTTTTATCAATTCCTTTAATATTGAGTTTGTTCGATTTGATTACCAAATTTTTAAGGTAA
- the spoIIIAC gene encoding stage III sporulation protein AC, which yields MNGIDLIFKIAIIGIILYLVNQVLIKAEKEELAMMTTLVGVIIVLFLVIDLIRRFFDTVKSVFNLY from the coding sequence ATGAATGGAATAGATTTAATTTTCAAGATAGCAATAATAGGTATCATCCTATACCTTGTAAATCAGGTGCTTATAAAAGCTGAGAAAGAAGAACTTGCCATGATGACAACCCTTGTAGGAGTTATAATTGTGCTTTTTCTCGTAATTGACCTCATAAGAAGGTTTTTTGATACTGTTAAATCAGTTTTTAATCTTTACTAA
- a CDS encoding sporulation stage III protein AB has translation MIKVIGSILIIFSSCMIGYYQTLKLGQQVKIVNHMIVFFTYAKANVIAARLTFAEILENFKLKEENKFNQVIEYYFLSIGKKQSDVKNIYQLSENLHGLLISLFNVIAFYSINEIEKVLDEGIRELREYYDIYKLKYKKYSKMFAVLGIFCGVSICILLL, from the coding sequence GTGATTAAGGTAATTGGTTCGATTTTAATTATTTTTTCATCTTGCATGATTGGATACTATCAAACATTAAAGTTGGGGCAACAGGTAAAGATTGTAAATCATATGATAGTGTTTTTTACATATGCAAAAGCAAATGTAATTGCAGCACGTTTGACGTTTGCCGAGATTTTAGAAAATTTTAAGCTCAAAGAAGAAAATAAATTTAATCAAGTAATTGAATACTACTTTTTGTCCATAGGTAAAAAACAAAGTGATGTAAAAAATATTTACCAACTTAGCGAGAATCTTCATGGTCTTCTTATAAGTCTTTTTAATGTAATAGCTTTTTACTCTATAAACGAGATAGAAAAAGTTTTGGATGAAGGAATCAGAGAATTGAGAGAATACTACGATATTTACAAGCTTAAGTACAAAAAATATAGTAAAATGTTTGCAGTGCTTGGGATTTTTTGTGGAGTATCTATCTGCATATTACTTCTATAA
- a CDS encoding AAA family ATPase, translating to MAVASVNTEVEKLLNRLPAEIVYTIKTTFEENLHEICEIKINLNCPLIVIGKREYVFESLIITKEILNKCISRLTNNSLFTYEKNILQGYFTVDGGHRIGVAGKFTFENGNKQGFVSSISGLNIRVSKAVRIEPEKILKNIVKENLDSIYNTLIISPPGCGKTTLLRNIIRILSSGEGILAGKGFRVVVIDERSEICPENNDRKEIGIRTFVLDGVDKLRGILMAVRSLNPQIIAMDELGSPLDYLAVCEASKMGVKLIATMHAESVEDLYMREFSRKIVNQGVFEKVITLSFRNGPGTIEKIISLGEERNGD from the coding sequence ATGGCAGTTGCAAGTGTAAATACAGAAGTTGAGAAACTCCTTAACAGACTTCCTGCCGAGATTGTTTACACAATCAAAACAACCTTTGAAGAAAATCTTCATGAAATTTGTGAGATAAAAATAAACTTAAACTGTCCACTAATTGTAATTGGTAAAAGAGAGTATGTCTTTGAAAGTTTGATAATTACAAAAGAAATTTTAAACAAATGTATAAGCAGGCTGACAAACAACTCTCTGTTTACATACGAAAAAAACATACTCCAGGGATATTTTACAGTTGACGGTGGGCATAGAATTGGAGTTGCTGGAAAATTTACCTTTGAAAATGGAAACAAACAGGGTTTTGTCAGTTCAATCAGTGGGCTTAATATAAGAGTGTCTAAAGCAGTTAGAATAGAACCCGAAAAAATCTTAAAAAATATAGTGAAAGAGAATCTTGATAGTATCTATAACACTCTCATAATCTCCCCGCCTGGCTGTGGGAAAACTACACTTCTCAGAAACATTATAAGAATCTTAAGCTCTGGTGAGGGAATTTTAGCAGGAAAAGGATTTAGAGTGGTGGTAATTGATGAAAGATCTGAGATTTGTCCAGAGAATAACGACAGAAAGGAGATTGGTATCAGAACCTTTGTGTTGGACGGGGTGGATAAGCTGAGAGGAATTTTAATGGCTGTGAGAAGTTTAAATCCTCAAATAATTGCGATGGATGAGCTTGGGTCGCCTTTAGATTATTTGGCAGTTTGTGAAGCTTCAAAGATGGGTGTAAAATTAATTGCTACAATGCACGCAGAATCGGTAGAAGACCTCTATATGAGAGAGTTTTCAAGAAAAATAGTTAATCAGGGTGTATTTGAAAAAGTGATTACTTTAAGTTTTCGAAACGGTCCTGGAACTATTGAAAAAATAATATCATTGGGTGAAGAAAGAAATGGTGATTAA